From a region of the Gossypium raimondii isolate GPD5lz chromosome 10, ASM2569854v1, whole genome shotgun sequence genome:
- the LOC105774920 gene encoding transcription factor MYB102: protein MGRTPCCDKNGLKKGPWTPEEDQKLIDYIQSHGYGNWRTLPKNAGLQRCGKSCRLRWTNYLRPDIKRGRFSFEEEEAIIQLHSVLGNKWSAIAARLPGRTDNEIKNYWNTHIRKRLLRMGIDPVTHSPRLDLLDLSSILGCCSFYNQSQMNMSTRLLGGGGGVQPLVNPEILRLATSIMSSPQRENQNPDILFHENQYQQSPLMQNTNVAEPVMNNNPNVIIDQFPFNGCFTDWQNNANAVLPYLTEDNYVPVPSNCYGGGNGEPSFRTPSSSSPTPLNSNNSTYINSSSTEDESYSSDILKFEIPDFLDVNEFM from the exons ATGGGAAGAACACCTTGCTGTGATAAAAATGGTCTGAAGAAAGGTCCATGGACACCTGAAGAAGATCAGAAACTTATCGATTATATTCAATCACATGGTTATGGTAATTGGAGAACATTGCCTAAGAATGCTG ggttacaaaggTGTGGAAAGAGTTGTCGTCTTCGTTGGACTAATTATTTAAGACCTGACATAAAACGAGGCAGGTTTtcatttgaagaagaagaagccatAATTCAACTACACAGTGTGTTGGGCAACAA GTGGTCTGCCATAGCTGCACGGTTGCCGGGAAGGACAGATAATGAAATAAAGAACTATTGGAACACACATATTAGGAAGAGGTTGCTTCGAATGGGGATTGATCCAGTGACACACAGTCCACGATTGGATCTTCTTGATTTGTCTTCAATCTTAGGTTGTTGTTCTTTTTATAACCAGTCTCAAATGAACATGTCGACGAGGTTGCTCGGCGGCGGCGGCGGTGTTCAACCCTTGGTGAACCCTGAGATTCTAAGGTTAGCCACGTCTATCATGTCATCACCTCAACGTGAAAACCAAAACCCAGATATTCTTTTCCATGAAAATCAATACCAGCAATCGCCATTAATGCAAAACACAAATGTAGCAGAACCGGTGATGAACAACAACCCTAATGTAATAATAGACCAGTTCCCATTTAATGGCTGTTTCACTGACTGGCAAAACAATGCCAATGCCGTACTCCCATATTTGACCGAAGATAATTACGTTCCGGTACCGTCAAACTGTTACGGCGGCGGAAACGGAGAACCGAGCTTCAGGACGCCGTCTTCATCGAGTCCAACGCCgttgaattcaaataattcaacgTACATCAACAGTAGCAGCACTGAAGATGAAAGCTATAGCAGTGATATATTGAAGTTTGAAATCCCAGATTTTTTGGATGTTAATGAATTCATGTAA